A stretch of Henckelia pumila isolate YLH828 chromosome 4, ASM3356847v2, whole genome shotgun sequence DNA encodes these proteins:
- the LOC140863643 gene encoding uncharacterized protein, producing MASSPQLLSGVPVLTVSHLNFKNPKSWKFQNLQYQRNFPCISRKHCAVVHANMSPWEPAPTTYAPENEVKLLKFETVNSSGDPAEASITNDEHLVDTNKNPNMQLQYLRWPLWFLGPTVLLVTGVVPTLWLPVSSIFIGPNIASLLSLTGLDCIFNLGASLFLLMADTISRSKDNTQSCFSKPPSSYQFWNMVANVTGYGIPLAIAFGSQKGFLQPQLPFISFAILLGPYFLLLSVQMLTEMLTWHWRSPIWLVTPVVYESYRLLQLMRALKLGAELGAPSWMVHTIRGLVCCWVLVLGMQLMRIAWYAGFTVGTYQQHSADAV from the coding sequence ATGGCATCATCACCCCAGCTTCTGTCTGGTGTTCCAGTACTTACTGTCTCtcatttgaattttaagaaTCCCAAGTCATGGAAAtttcaaaatctgcaataccaGAGAAATTTTCCTTGTATTAGTAGGAAACATTGTGCTGTTGTTCATGCAAATATGTCTCCATGGGAACCTGCTCCTACAACATATGCCCCTGAAAATGAAGTAAAATTACTGAAGTTTGAAACCGTGAATTCTTCTGGTGATCCAGCAGAAGCTTCAATAACTAATGATGAACACCTTGTGGATACGAACAAGAATCCCAACATGCAGCTCCAGTACCTTAGATGGCCTTTATGGTTTCTTGGCCCAACTGTTCTTCTAGTCACAGGCGTGGTTCCCACCTTGTGGCTACCGGTTTCATCAATTTTCATTGGTCCCAACATAGCTAGCCTTCTTTCATTAACAGGACTAGACTGCATTTTCAATCTTGGTGCCTCCCTCTTTCTTCTCATGGCCGATACTATTTCCCGGTCCAAGGATAATACTCAAAGTTGCTTCAGCAAACCGCCCTCGAGTTATCAGTTCTGGAACATGGTTGCAAATGTTACTGGTTATGGCATCCCCTTGGCAATAGCTTTCGGTTCTCAAAAGGGATTTCTTCAGCCTCAACTGCCCTTCATTTCATTTGCGATTCTATTAGGTCCTTACTTTCTGCTTTTATCTGTGCAAATGCTTACCGAGATGTTAACATGGCACTGGCGATCACCCATATGGTTAGTGACACCTGTTGTTTACGAGTCATATCGTTTGTTGCAACTGATGAGAGCGCTGAAGCTTGGAGCTGAACTCGGTGCACCATCTTGGATGGTGCATACCATTCGGGGATTAGTATGTTGTTGGGTGCTGGTTCTTGGCATGCAGCTGATGAGGATCGCTTGGTACGCTGGTTTTACAGTTGGAACTTATCAGCAACATTCTGCTGATGCTGTGTGA